The Marasmius oreades isolate 03SP1 chromosome 11, whole genome shotgun sequence genome includes a region encoding these proteins:
- a CDS encoding uncharacterized protein (BUSCO:EOG0926213Z), producing the protein MSEAPGNTKSIKAIDAKSVHQITSGQVVIDLQTAVKELVENSLDAGATSVEVRFKNYGLNSVEVIDNGSGIPESDFEDIGRKHHTSKLSSFEDLTSITSFGFRGEAMSSLCALCESVTVTTAVAGKAPMGTVLELGKDGGVMKRGKAPRQRGTTVLLTTPFVSLPVRRKELERNIKREFGKTLTLLNAYALGPCCGLNAGSSYEDASENDFRTRAVRLVVTNQPDKGQKVTCISLPLPSPAGTPPSVRNGVNVLWGSKALGNVIDFSFQFQVPRISVKRYKRKVDTDDEKEETFVVRVKGLISSPVPIPGSNSNSRFARTAADRQFFYINGRPCTLPKAQKALNETYRSYTASNSAIPHFPLVIMDFNLPGDAVDVNVTPDKRTIVVHAETHIVDGLRNALDELFSPTRSTYGVNNTQCSDTTKGLPQSSSTVNPTPHRTVSMPPPTIDSDQGESDKDIPRERIVGKLERSRTACTTLQGQAGSSNAAATARLSSGSTCADRRTPSSPTLNFRTRCSASSDLQIASTPSSGEGLGLRDSPASPPSLPPHGADAVISKRQEVILAGGSTEKKKKKKNAGEVVVSTADASWMEKVGSSAQKDVSLVEDRSEPRAESGDDEPPRKKRKSIAINADPSDEDIEVLDTCSGDGQSSAKARKNDSIRQRQLRLTDTSQPRNARQSMRSRLASFARAGSLIPAPPPEEDDQEGRDQEQEDDDGNGMRVGDSIATDSSLGSSSQPLPLFLPDEDGDTPMEDSTPASSVVASVSHPPTSSSVLPNSSSSSGVIDLTPDSDEDEIDGSLLSSISPETMSQSRKMEQLDRSEIIRTTSSQSSGDIHLRFNLSDITGRWTILRGKLIQAQRKLSRTNSKNSTASAAGVAEPAADSDNAAEATLSRVIEKSDFSKMDVLGQFNLGFIIVRKRGQGTYGGSAGEVDLQDDLFIVDQHAADEKYNFETLQETCSIKSQQLFRPLPLDLTATDEILAIENMDVLRRNGFEIHIRDDVDGSGDLPAEDFDMEASQTRLSLSALPISKGTVFDLKDLEEVLHLLHENPSGQVVRCSKARAMFASRACRKSVMVGMPLTKAHMTTVIHHMGKMDEPWNCPHGRPTMRHLYDMSAKTPMKFKEVDWASFT; encoded by the exons ATGTCGGAGGCACCCGGCAATACAAAATCTATCAAGGCCATCGACGCCAAGTCAGTGCATCAGATCACATCAGGCCAGGTTGTTATCGACCTACAAACTGCAGTGAAGGAGCTGGTAGAGAATAGTCTTGATGCAGGCGCCACTAGTGTTG AGGTCCGATTCAAAAATTACGGATTGAATAGTGTCGAAGTTATCGACAACGGAAGTGGAATTCCAGAAAGTGATTTTGAAGATATTG GGCGCAAACATCACACCTCCAAGCTCTCCTCTTTTGAAGACCTAACATCAATCACTTCGTTTGGATTTCGGGGAGAGGCTATGTCATCCTTATGCGCGTTGTGCGAGAGTGTAACAGTTACAACGGCAGTCGCGGGAAAGGCACCAATGGGGACCGTTTTGGAGTTAGGAAAGGATGGCGGTGTGATGAAAAGGGGAAAAGCACCAAGACAG CGTGGAACAACCGTCTTGCTCACGACGCCCTTCGTGTCCCTGCCAGTACGACGAAAAGAACTTGAGCGCAACATCAAACGCGAATTTGGCAAGACACTCACGTTACTCAATGCTTATGCACTTGGGCCATGCTGCGGATTGAATGCAGGCTCTTCGTACGAAGACGCGTCAGAGAACGACTTTCGTACCCGAGCAGTTCGACTAGTTGTTACCAACCAACCGGACAAAGG GCAGAAGGTGACATGTATATCGCTGCCATTGCCATCACCGGCTGGCACCCCGCCCTCTGTCCGAAATGGTGTTAATGTGCTTTGGGGAAGTAAGGCTCTGGGTAATGTAATTGATTTCAGTTTTCAGTTTCAGGTCCCGAG AATATCTGTCAAGCGATACAAACGCAAGGTTGATACCGATGATGAGAAGGAAGAGACGTTTGTTGTCCGCGTCAAGGGCCTCATTTCATCTCCTGTGCCCATACCTGGGTCAAACTCGAACTCACGGTTCGCTCGAACCGCTGCAGATCGACAGTTTTTCTACATTAATGGTAGACCGTGTACCCTTCCAAAG GCCCAGAAGGCTCTAAATGAGACTTATCGCTCATACACTGCCTCTAACTCCGCCATACCGCACTTTCCTCTCGTCATCATGGACTTTAATTTACCAGGCGACGCTGTCGATGTCAATGTCACCCCAGATAAACGTACTATCGTGGTCCACGCTGAAACTCATATCGTTGATGGTTTAAGA AACGCCCTCGATGAATTATTTTCACCGACGAGGTCTACTTACGGTGTCAACAACACTCAGTGTAGTGATACTACCAAGGGTCTTCCTCAAAGCAGTTCCACAGTTAACCCCACCCCTCACCGAACCGTTTCAATGCCTCCCCCGACGATCGATTCCGATCAAGGCGAGTCTGACAAAGACATTCCTCGTGAAAGAATTGTCGGGAAACTCGAGCGCAGTAGAACCGCGTGTACTACGCTCCAGGGTCAGGCTGGTAGTTCCAACGCCGCCGCCACCGCTAGGTTGTCATCTGGCTCAACATGTGCAGATCGTCGAACGCCTTCATCGCCTACACTTAATTTCCGTACCCGATGTTCGGCTAGCAGCGACCTACAAATCGCATCTACCCCGTCTTCGGGCGAAGGTTTGGGATTGAGGGACTCGCCTGCCTCTCCGCCATCTTTGCCACCGCATGGTGCAGATGCAGTAATAAGCAAGAGGCAAGAAGTCATTTTAGCTGGAGGTAGcacggagaagaagaagaagaagaagaatgcgGGAGAGGTTGTAGTCAGTACTGCTGATGCTAGTTGGATGGAGAAGGTCGGATCTTCAGCCCAGAAGGACGTCTCCTTAGTGGAGGATCGGTCGGAGCCTCGAGCAGAATCAGGTGACGATGAACCGCCTAGGAAGAAACGGAAGTCAATTGCGATTAATGCCGACCCGAGCGACGAGGATATCGAGGTTTTGGATACTTGTTCGGGTGATGGGCAATCCTCCGCGAAAGCCCGTAAGAACGATTCGATCCGGCAACGACAGCTCAGGCTCACTGACACATCCCAACCTCGGAATGCTCGTCAAAGCATGCGCTCCAGGCTAGCCAGCTTTGCTCGAGCTGGTAGTCTGATACCTGCCCCACCTCCCGAAGAAGACGATCAAGAGGGTCGGGATCAGGAGcaggaagatgatgatggaaatggCATGCGCGTTGGCGACTCAATCGCTACTGACTCATCCCTAGGTTCTTCATCACAGCCTCTCCCACTTTTCTTACCAGATGAAGATGGTGACACGCCTATGGAGGACTCCACCCCAGCTTCTTCCGTGGTCGCCTCGGTCTCTCACCCTCCAACGTCCAGTAGCGTCCTCCCAAACTCTTCGTCATCATCTGGTGTCATCGACCTCACACCTGATAGCGACGAAGACGAAATCGACGGCTCACTATTATCCTCCATTAGTCCAGAAACTATGTCCCAATCACGCAAAATGGAACAGCTTGACAGATCCGAAATTATCCGTACAACCTCCTCGCAATCCTCTGGTGATATCCATCTGCGATTCAATCTATCGGATATCACTGGTAGATGGACGATACTCCGAGGAAAACTCATCCAGGCGCAGAGGAAACTAAGCCGGACTAACTCCAAAAACTCCACCGCTTCCGCTGCCGGTGTGGCAGAACCTGCCGCTGATAGCGATAATGCCGCTGAAGCCACGCTGTCTCGGGTCATTGAGAAGAGTGATTTCAGTAAAATGGACGTTTTAGGCCAATTTAACTTGGGGTTTATCATCGTCAGGAAGAGAGGGCAGGGCACGTATGGAGGTAGTGCAGGAGAAGTTGATTTGCAGGATGATCTATTCATCGTTGATCAACATGCAGCTGATGAGAAATATAACTTCGAAACCCTGCAGGAAACCTGTAGCATCAAGAGCCAACAGCTTTTTCG ACCTCTTCCGTTAGATTTAACAGCCACGGACGAGATCCTTGCAATTGAGAATATGGATGTTCTCAGGCGCAATGGATTTGAAATTCATATTCGGGATGATGTTGATGGAAGTGGTGATCTACCTGCGGAAGATTTTGATATGGAAGCAAGCCAAACTCGTCTTAGTCTGAGTGCCCTGCCCATAAGTAAAGGAACTGTCTTTGATTTGAAGG ATCtggaggaagttcttcatcttTTGCATGAGAATCCCTCGGGTCAAGTGGTCCGTTGCTCAAAGGCTAGAGCTATGTTTGCTTCCAGAGCTTGCCGTAAAAGCGTAATGGTTGGAATGCCACTCACGAAGGCTCATATGACCACG GTAATCCATCACATGGGAAAGATGGATGAGCCATGGAATTGTCCACACGGGCGACCGACCATGAGACACTTATACGATATGTCAGCTAAGACGCCGATGAAATTCAAAGAGGTTGATTGGGCATCCTTTACTTGA